The Christiangramia flava JLT2011 region TAATTTTCCGCCAAATTTTTTTATTAAAGTCTGTTAACAAAATTACGGGTATGTGCTTTTGTTTTGCTTAATTTGCTGTGAAATTATGGAATACTCCCTATTAAAATTTTCTTAAATCAGCTTGGAAAACCCGAAAACAGTACAATTGGCGCTCGGCAGTAACCTGGGTGACCGTATGGAGAATTTGCAAAATGCCATCCAGCAAATCCATGAGCAGGTTGGCTGGATCACGGCAGTTTCAAAAGTCTATGAAACGCCGGCCTGGGGTTTCGAGGGAGCTGCATTTTTGAATGCCTGTATCGAAGTAGAAACCCGAAAAACACCCTGGCAGCTGCTGGTTTTATTGCTGGAGATTGAAAAGGAGCAGGGGAGAAAACGCACTGAGAATGCTAGCTACCAGAACAGGCCTATCGATATCGATATTTTATTTGTAGACAAAGAGATCATCCAGGAGAAAGACCTGCAGATTCCGCATCCGGGCATCCCTGGACGGCGCTTTGTTTTGCAGCCTTTGAATGATATTGCCCCCAGTTTGCAACACCCGGAATTGAATCGAAAGGTGAGTGAATTATTGAATTTTTGCGATGATGCTTCAGAAATTACGGTTTTTGATGAGGAACTGAAGATCCCCTCCAAAAAGTATATTTTCAATACCTGCAATTATATCGCGGTCGAAGGAAATATTGGGGCCGGGAAAACGAGTTTTTCA contains the following coding sequences:
- the folK gene encoding 2-amino-4-hydroxy-6-hydroxymethyldihydropteridine diphosphokinase, producing the protein MENPKTVQLALGSNLGDRMENLQNAIQQIHEQVGWITAVSKVYETPAWGFEGAAFLNACIEVETRKTPWQLLVLLLEIEKEQGRKRTENASYQNRPIDIDILFVDKEIIQEKDLQIPHPGIPGRRFVLQPLNDIAPSLQHPELNRKVSELLNFCDDASEITVFDEELKIPSKKYIFNTCNYIAVEGNIGAGKTSFSTMVSEDFNAKLILERFKDNPFLPKFYENQERYAFPLEMSFLADRYQQLSDDLAQYDLFKDFVISDYDVFKSLIFAKITLHEDEYLLYHKLFHLMYKELVKPELYIYLYQNTERLLENIKKRGRDYEQNIQPDYLININKSYLNFIKSQRNMKVQVIDISGLDFVNRRADYLWLLDQIDDAVKKSV